The genome window TCACTGGTTTAACACTCAGAAAATGGGAGAATAAACACTCTTATGGAAATGATCATTGACTTTCCCGGCGGCGCCAAAGTGGACGCCCATTTCGGACAGTTTACGGTAAAGACCGACCAGCCCCCTATAGGCGGCGGGGATGGTTCAGCCCCTGCACCTTTTGAAGTTTTCCTGGCTTCCATCGGCACCTGCGCCGGTATTTACGTACTGGGCTTCTGCCGTCAGCGCGGCTTGCCTACTGATGGCATCCGCATCATCCAGCGGGCTTACCGTGATTTCACCACCGGTTTAATCGGCACTATTGAACTGGAGATTCAGGTTCCGCCCACCTTCCCGGAGAAGTACCACGAATCGCTGGTGCGCTCGGCGAACATGTGCGCGGTTAAGAAACACCTGGAACATCCCCCGCAATTCAATACCTACACCCGCGTTGTAGAGTAAACCTTTCCAAGCCCCCTGAAAACAGGGGGGCTTTTTCATCCCCTTCTCGCCAGTATAAACCCGCACGGGTGATATACTACAGAGGGGAGATCTCTCGCATGACCACGTACGTGCAGGTTGCTGTCAATCTGGCTACCCTGCCCGAACTGTACGATTACCACGTGCCTGCCGAACTGGAAGGCAGTATCCAGCCGGGCAGTCTGGTGGTGGTGCCGTTCGGCAGGCAGGTGATGCAGGGCGTGGTGTGGCGGTATGTCTCCACCCCGCAGGTGAGCGAAACCCGCCCCATCGGCGCTTTGCTCGACCCCCAGCCGGTGCTGACGGCGGCTCAGCGCCAACTGGCGGAGTGGCTTGCGAATCACTATCTGGCGCCGCTCCCTGTCTGCATCGCACTGATGATTCCACCCGGCTTGTCCCGCCAGGCAGATACCCTGCTCTCCCTGCGTGCCGAGGCTCTGCCCCCTCTCGAAACGCTTTCCCCCATCCAGCGGCGTCTGGTGGATTTGCTGAAAGACCGCGGTGCCCTGCGCGGCGCGCAGATTGATGCCCACATCAAAGGTGTGGACTGGCGTCCCGCCGCCCGCCGCATGACCGCGCGCGGCTGGCTGACAGCCCAGCCCATCCTGCCTGCCCCCACCGTAGGACCACGCCGCGAACGCCTGATCACCCTTGCTATCCCCCCGGCACAAATTGACGCTCACCGCTCTCAACTGGGTCGGGCGGGTTCTGCGGCGCTGGAACGCCGGCTGACCCTGCTGAAGGTGCTGGCATCTCAGCGCGAGCCCATTGCCCCCGCCTGGCTGTTCACCGAAGCGGGTGGCGGCACCACCGCCGACCTGAAGTTTCTGGAAGAGCGCGGCTTGATTCGCTCGCTGGTGGGCGAGGTCATCCGCGACCCGCTGGAGCGCATGGATATCCCCCCGCTGAGCGAAGCCCCGCAGTTGACCCGCGAACAGCAAATCGTCTGGGATGAGGTGCAGACTGCCCTGCGCCGTGTGCAGGACGGGCAGGGCGTTCCGCCGCATATCCTCTACGGGATTACCGGTTCAGGCAAGACGGAAATTTACCTGCGGGCGGTGGAAGAGACCCTGAAGATGGGCAGGCAAGCCCTGATTCTGGTGCCGGAAATTTCCCTCACCCCGCAGATGGTCCAGCGTTTTGCGGCGCGCTTTCCGGGGCAGGTGGGTGTCATTCACTCCAAACTCTCGCAAGGTGAGCGTTACGATACCTGGCGGCGCGCCCGCGCCGGTCAACTGCCCATCATTGTGGGCGCGCGCAGTGCTTTGTTTACCCCCCTCTCTGCGCTGGGGTTGATTGTGGTGGATGAATTTCACGACGAGTCCTTCTATCAGGATGAAATTCCGCCTGCCTATCATGCCGTAGAAGCCGCGCTGATGCTGGCACGCCTGAGCAACAGCCTGATTTTGCTCGGCTCGGCTACCCCGGACGTGAGTCTCATGGAACGGGCGCGGCGTTCCGCGTGGCGCATCCTGCACCTGCCGGAGCGCATTCTGGCGCACCGCCAGGCCGTACAGAAGCAATTGGAACGGCTGGGCAAGCCTGCCCTGCTGAAGACCGGTGAGGGGGAAAGCGCCCACCTTGACCTGCCTCCCGTGCAGGTGGTGGACATGCGCCAGGAACTCAAAGCGGGCAACCGTTCCATCTTCTCCCGCGCGCTGGAAAGCGCGCTGGAAGAAGTGCTGGAAAAGCAGGAACAAGCCATCCTTTTCCTTAACCGCCGCGGGAGCGCCACGCACGTCTTCTGCCGCGAGTGCGGCTTTACCCTGCGCTGTCCGCGTTGCGAGGTGCCGCTGGTGTACCACGCCGATGCCGCCGCGCTCATCTGCCATACCTGCGGCTATTCGCGCAAGATGCCTGTTACCTGCCCGCAATGCTCCAGCCGCGCCATCCGTCAGGTGGGCTTGGGTACCGAGCGCGTGGAAGCCGAAGTGAAGGCGCGTTTTCCCCATGCGCGCGTCCTGCGCTGGGATGCCGAGACCACCCGCCAGAAAGGCACGCACGAACTGCTTCTGCGCCATTTCAGCCACCACGAGGCGGATATCCTCATCGGCACGCAGATGATTGCCAAAGGGTTGGATTTGCCGCTGGTCACTCTGGTGGGGGTGATTCTGGCAGATATCGGCTTGACCCTGCCCGACTACCGCGCCGCCGAGCGCGGCTTCCAACTGCTCACTCAGGTGGCGGGACGTGCCGGGCGCAGTCCGCTGGGCGGCAGGGTGATTCTGCAAACCTATATCCCCGAGCATTATGCCATTCAGACCGCCAGCCGGCACGATTACGAGGCTTTTCTGGAACGCGAACTGCGCGAGCGGCGCCGTTTGGGCTATCCGCCTTTTGTGCGGCTGGCGCGTCTGGAACTGCGCCACGCCGACCCGGCACATGCCCGTGAGGAAGCCCGCCGCATGGCAAATCAAATCCATGCCTGGATCGAGCAAAGCGGCTCAACCATCGAGATGAGCGGACCAACACCGTGCTTCTTTGCCCACCGTGCCGGACTGTACCGCTGGCAAATCATCCTGCGCGGCGCAGAGCCAGGGGCACTTTTACGCGGCAAGCCCCTGGGAGACTGGCAGGTGCAAATCGACCCACCCTCGTTGCTGTAAGATATCTTCTCATCTTCCATGGATATTATTTTGGTCACGCTTGCGTGATAAAATCTTAACACTATGATGTCTCCCAAAAAAACATCCCAAATTAAGGAACAACTGGCATTACCCTTTGCTCCCCCTCAGCCCATGGTATGGGAGTCTGAGCAAGCCTACATCGACCGGCTAAAGACTCTTCTTGAGGGTGATCTGGATTTTCACGAGCAGAACAGTGGGTATGCCACACATTTGATTCATTCCTTTCCTGCCAAATTTCCCCCGCAATTGCCCCGCCTTTTTATCGAAAACCTGACTCAACCTGGTGAAATTGTCCTTGACCCTATGGCTGGTTCTGGAACAGCCCTGCTGGAAGCCTGTATAGCCGGTCGTCAGGCAATTGGGTTGGATATTGATCCGCTTGCGTTGAGAATATCCTATGCCAAAGTTCACCCACTAAATACAGAGCAGGTTTTACAATCCCTCCATAAAATCCTGCGAAACGTTGAAGAGCAGTTGAAAATTAGAGAAGAAACTGATTTTCAGTCGGAATTTGCTCACACTTTCGACGAAGAAACTCGTCAATTTATTTCTTACTGGTTTTCTCCAGCGGTTTCCAAACCCCTTTTTTATCTGAAAAAAGAGATAGAGCGCGTTCAAGAACCGGTTCTGAGGTTATTTTTTGAGGTGGCATTCTCATCCTTGATTATCACGAAAAGCGGCGGCGTTTCTTTTGCATTGGATCTGGCGCATACTCGCCCGCACCGGGCAAAAATTGTTTATGACGAACAGGGAAATGAAATCCTCCGAGAAATTCCCGACACCCTCTCGCCTGCGCGCCTGAAAATCCTGACTAAAACTCTGCGTCCAGTTCTCCCGGAGTTTGAGAAACGTGTTCGTATCAATTTGCGCAGTGAATTGGGAAAAAGTGAGGTAAATCCTTTGCCCATAGTTCTGGCTGGTGACGCTCAGAATCTTCCAATTGCAAGGAATACTATAGATTTGATTGTCACTTCACCGCCTTACGCTTCCAATGCAATTGATTATATGCGGGCGCACAAGTTTTCTCTTATCTGGTTTGGGTATCCACTTGGAATACTCAGCCAGAACCGCCGGCAGTATATTGGGAGTGATTGGGTGGAGTCTATTGAAGAATCCAGGTTCCCGCCAATTGTGCAAGAAATTCTCATGACACTTGTTCAAAAAGACAAAAAGAAAATGCTGGCAGTTCAGCGCTATTACAGGGAGATGAAGACTGTCTTAACTGAAATGTATCGTGTGTTACGTCCTGGAAGAGCGGCTATTCTTGTAGTGGGCACATCAGTCATTCGCGGCATAGATATCCGAATTGGCGATTGCTTAGCCGAAATCGGCACGCAGATTGGTTTCCAGGTGCCTGCGATAGGTATTCGTAACCTTGATCGAGATCGCCGCATGCTCCCTGCCAGCAAAACCAACGGAAACGACTCCCTAATCCAGCAACGCATGCACCAGGAATATGTCATTGGCTTCTACAAACCTTCAAAAGAGGGATAACTATGTGGCTCGAGGAACTTCGCCAGGAATATCATCAACGTATTTGTCGGGAAATTGTTCGCATCCAGCAGGGTGAATCGGCATATCCAAATTTTGCGGATAAATCCAGTAAAGCCAGCCGGGAAATTGCGTGGCGCATTCTGGAGAAAATAGGATACCAGACCTCTCAAGAGCAGTCTCTTCCCGGACAAACGGCAGGTGGTCGTTTTGAAGATGTAACCCGCGATTTTCTCGAAAAAGCGTTCCAGGAACTTCAGCATATTCGTCCCGGAAAATGGCTCTACAAAACGGGAATGAATATCTCATTGTTTGACCAGTATGAACACCTGGCAAGGTTACAAAAGTTAACGATTAAAAATAGCGACCTCTCGAGTATTTTTGGTACAGAGTATCTCATTACACCGGATATTACTGTCTCCCGCGAACCACTAAACGATGAAGAAATTAACCGCTCCATGACTATTGTTGAAGATTCCCGGTTGGCTGGATTAACCCCCTTGCGCAAAACCAACTCCAGCGTGCCTATTTTACATGCCAGTATCTCCTGCAAATGGACTTTGCGCAGTGACAGAAGCCAGAACGCCCGGGCTGAAGCCCTCAACCTCATTCGCCAACGAAAAGGCAACACTCCCCATATTGTGGTCGTAGTGGCTGAACCTTTGCCCACCCGAATTGCTTCACTGGCTTTGGGAACTGGTGATATCGATTGCGTTTATCACTTTGCTTTGCCTGAATTACAACAAGCCATCCTTGAAATTCACAATGAGGATCAGCATGACATGCTTCAAACCCTGATTGAAGGCAGGCGTCTCCGAGATATCAGCGATTTGCCTTTTGATCTGGCAATTTAGAATGACTTATCTATGCTCCAGATCGTCGGGATCTGAAGAAAAGGGAGAGGTGAGAAATAGCCTCTCTCTAAAACTTTATTAGATTGATGAAAGCCCTGTTCAATCCGCCTGGGCGGTTTCGGGTGTGACCGCCACTGCCGCGGGCGGTTTGTAGCGGTTGACCAGCACAATCCCCGAAAGAATCATCGCTCCGCCCAGCAGATGCCATACCTGCAGGCGCTCTCTAAGGAAGACCGCCCCCAGCACCACCCCCACCAGCGGGAACAGATAGGTGACCAGTGTGGCGCGGGTTGGACCGACTTCGTGAAGCAAATAGTAGTACATCAGCGTTGCCAGGCAGGTGCCCAGCACGCCCAGCCAGAGTACCGCCAGCCAGGTGATGGGCAGGCGCGGGAAGACCAGCGGGTTTTCGGCAAACGGCAGGATTGCCAGCATGGCAAGCGAAGCAAACAGCGCCTGTCCGCCTGCCTGCACTTCCACCGGCATGCCGCGAGTCTTCAGGCGGGCAAAAACCGATGCCGCCCCGTAAGAAAAAGTTGCCAGCAACATCAACGCCTGTCCTTTGAGGTCGCCCCAGTTTGCGCCTGCGCGCAGTTCATCGCTCATCAGCACCACCACGCCGGCAAAACCCACCAGCAGACCGCCCAGACGCGGCAGAGTCATGCGTTCTTCGGAGATGAAAAAGGGCGCAATGACCAGGGTGAAGAGCGGCACGGTGGCGTTAAGGATTGCCGCCAGCCCGGACGATAAACTCTGCTCGGCGGTGGAAATCAGCACAAACGGCACTGCCAGATTGAACAGCCCCAGCACGGCAAAAATCCACCAGGTGCGGCGCAGGTCTGGCAGGATGGTGCGCTTGCGGGCAATTA of Anaerolinea thermophila UNI-1 contains these proteins:
- a CDS encoding NgoMIV family type II restriction endonuclease; protein product: MWLEELRQEYHQRICREIVRIQQGESAYPNFADKSSKASREIAWRILEKIGYQTSQEQSLPGQTAGGRFEDVTRDFLEKAFQELQHIRPGKWLYKTGMNISLFDQYEHLARLQKLTIKNSDLSSIFGTEYLITPDITVSREPLNDEEINRSMTIVEDSRLAGLTPLRKTNSSVPILHASISCKWTLRSDRSQNARAEALNLIRQRKGNTPHIVVVVAEPLPTRIASLALGTGDIDCVYHFALPELQQAILEIHNEDQHDMLQTLIEGRRLRDISDLPFDLAI
- a CDS encoding OsmC family protein, which codes for MEMIIDFPGGAKVDAHFGQFTVKTDQPPIGGGDGSAPAPFEVFLASIGTCAGIYVLGFCRQRGLPTDGIRIIQRAYRDFTTGLIGTIELEIQVPPTFPEKYHESLVRSANMCAVKKHLEHPPQFNTYTRVVE
- the priA gene encoding replication restart helicase PriA codes for the protein MTTYVQVAVNLATLPELYDYHVPAELEGSIQPGSLVVVPFGRQVMQGVVWRYVSTPQVSETRPIGALLDPQPVLTAAQRQLAEWLANHYLAPLPVCIALMIPPGLSRQADTLLSLRAEALPPLETLSPIQRRLVDLLKDRGALRGAQIDAHIKGVDWRPAARRMTARGWLTAQPILPAPTVGPRRERLITLAIPPAQIDAHRSQLGRAGSAALERRLTLLKVLASQREPIAPAWLFTEAGGGTTADLKFLEERGLIRSLVGEVIRDPLERMDIPPLSEAPQLTREQQIVWDEVQTALRRVQDGQGVPPHILYGITGSGKTEIYLRAVEETLKMGRQALILVPEISLTPQMVQRFAARFPGQVGVIHSKLSQGERYDTWRRARAGQLPIIVGARSALFTPLSALGLIVVDEFHDESFYQDEIPPAYHAVEAALMLARLSNSLILLGSATPDVSLMERARRSAWRILHLPERILAHRQAVQKQLERLGKPALLKTGEGESAHLDLPPVQVVDMRQELKAGNRSIFSRALESALEEVLEKQEQAILFLNRRGSATHVFCRECGFTLRCPRCEVPLVYHADAAALICHTCGYSRKMPVTCPQCSSRAIRQVGLGTERVEAEVKARFPHARVLRWDAETTRQKGTHELLLRHFSHHEADILIGTQMIAKGLDLPLVTLVGVILADIGLTLPDYRAAERGFQLLTQVAGRAGRSPLGGRVILQTYIPEHYAIQTASRHDYEAFLERELRERRRLGYPPFVRLARLELRHADPAHAREEARRMANQIHAWIEQSGSTIEMSGPTPCFFAHRAGLYRWQIILRGAEPGALLRGKPLGDWQVQIDPPSLL
- a CDS encoding TRM11 family SAM-dependent methyltransferase; protein product: MVWESEQAYIDRLKTLLEGDLDFHEQNSGYATHLIHSFPAKFPPQLPRLFIENLTQPGEIVLDPMAGSGTALLEACIAGRQAIGLDIDPLALRISYAKVHPLNTEQVLQSLHKILRNVEEQLKIREETDFQSEFAHTFDEETRQFISYWFSPAVSKPLFYLKKEIERVQEPVLRLFFEVAFSSLIITKSGGVSFALDLAHTRPHRAKIVYDEQGNEILREIPDTLSPARLKILTKTLRPVLPEFEKRVRINLRSELGKSEVNPLPIVLAGDAQNLPIARNTIDLIVTSPPYASNAIDYMRAHKFSLIWFGYPLGILSQNRRQYIGSDWVESIEESRFPPIVQEILMTLVQKDKKKMLAVQRYYREMKTVLTEMYRVLRPGRAAILVVGTSVIRGIDIRIGDCLAEIGTQIGFQVPAIGIRNLDRDRRMLPASKTNGNDSLIQQRMHQEYVIGFYKPSKEG
- a CDS encoding DMT family transporter: MTLKNWLIFLALGTIWGSSFLWIKVGVGEIGPFMLVTLRVVVAFTALALVIARKRTILPDLRRTWWIFAVLGLFNLAVPFVLISTAEQSLSSGLAAILNATVPLFTLVIAPFFISEERMTLPRLGGLLVGFAGVVVLMSDELRAGANWGDLKGQALMLLATFSYGAASVFARLKTRGMPVEVQAGGQALFASLAMLAILPFAENPLVFPRLPITWLAVLWLGVLGTCLATLMYYYLLHEVGPTRATLVTYLFPLVGVVLGAVFLRERLQVWHLLGGAMILSGIVLVNRYKPPAAVAVTPETAQAD